Proteins encoded together in one Bradyrhizobium sp. PSBB068 window:
- a CDS encoding efflux RND transporter permease subunit has translation MNFSAPFILRPIATALLMAGLLLCGLAAYPLLPVGALPNVNFPTIQISAQLPGADPQTIASSVATPLEQQLSQIPGVTQLTSSSALGVAQLTVQFELSRTVDSAAVDVLSAINAASPYLPPNIPYPPTIRKVNPAETPIMLIALSSDTLPMTTVDAYAENILLPKISQVPGVGLVGIGGQQKPAIRVQVNPQALADRGIGLEDVRSVIAGANVDLPKGTLNSPRVTYTLNTNDQLLKPAAYDDLIIAYRNGSPVRIRDIGTAIEGPENNLLAGWYGKQPAIILAVQRVPGANVIETVDRIRTLLPTLQASVPPAIKVTIAADRTATIRAAVSDVQFTLMLTVALVVMVIFLFLRNFWATIIPAVTVPLSLIGTFAVLYVLGYSLDNLSLMALSIAVGFVVDDAVVVIENIVRHLEAGLTPMQAALKGSSEIGFTIISITLSLIAVFIPLFLMGGYVGKLFQEFAITITAALLLSLIISLTLTPMMCARLLKDESRRKHGRLYLLFERGFDSLLALYARGLHVVLRHRFATLLVMLSTIALTGYLYVVIPKGFFPQQDTGQIVGITEAAQDISFPAMSERQQALVGILQKDPDIESVASYIGPGGPTATLNQGRIFIVLKPKPGRKASADQIINRLTRELAHIQGINLYMQAAQDITIGARLSKTQYQYTLTDADSNELSHWSAIFLDKLRALDVITDVASDQENAGPMLDVTVNREVASSYGILPSTIDNTLDDAFGQRIVSTMFTSLNQYHVVMEVNPSFQYGPDALKGIYVNSASNQQVPLSTLVHAVIKPAPILINHQSMFPSVTVSFNLKPGVALGDAVSAIQKIERDTGKPASLATSFQGNAQAFQSSLSGTPLLIGVALIVIYIILGVLYESLIHPITILSTLPSAGIGALLLLLAVHMDLSVIAIIGIILLIGIVKKNGIMLVDFALEVQREHGLSPQEAIYQACTLRFRPILMTTMAALLGGVPLMVGTGTGSELRQPLGYTIVGGLMLSQILTLYTTPVVYLYLDKLGAWLTRRPQGASETSPPPVAEETRIAS, from the coding sequence ATGAATTTCTCCGCGCCCTTCATCTTACGGCCGATCGCAACCGCCCTGCTGATGGCCGGCCTGCTGCTGTGCGGCCTTGCGGCCTATCCCCTGCTTCCGGTCGGGGCGTTGCCCAACGTCAACTTCCCGACCATTCAGATCTCGGCGCAGTTGCCCGGCGCCGATCCGCAGACCATCGCATCGTCTGTTGCCACGCCCCTGGAACAGCAACTGAGCCAAATCCCGGGCGTCACGCAACTGACCTCATCGAGCGCGCTCGGTGTGGCTCAGCTGACCGTGCAGTTCGAGCTCTCACGTACTGTCGACAGCGCGGCCGTCGACGTCCTGTCGGCGATCAATGCCGCCAGCCCCTATTTGCCGCCGAATATTCCCTATCCGCCGACCATCCGGAAGGTGAATCCGGCCGAGACGCCGATCATGTTGATCGCGCTATCGTCGGATACGCTTCCGATGACGACCGTCGATGCCTACGCCGAGAATATCCTGCTGCCGAAGATCTCGCAGGTGCCTGGCGTGGGCCTGGTTGGAATCGGCGGGCAGCAGAAGCCGGCCATTCGTGTCCAGGTCAACCCGCAGGCCCTTGCCGATCGTGGCATTGGCCTCGAGGATGTCCGTAGTGTGATCGCCGGAGCCAACGTCGATCTGCCCAAGGGCACGCTCAACAGCCCGCGCGTGACCTACACGCTGAACACCAACGACCAGTTGTTGAAGCCGGCGGCGTATGACGACCTCATCATCGCCTATCGCAACGGCTCGCCGGTGCGGATCCGCGATATCGGCACGGCGATCGAGGGGCCCGAAAACAATCTGCTGGCCGGCTGGTACGGCAAGCAGCCCGCCATCATTCTCGCGGTCCAGCGGGTTCCGGGCGCCAATGTCATCGAAACCGTCGATCGCATCAGGACGTTGCTGCCAACACTGCAGGCGTCGGTGCCCCCCGCAATCAAGGTCACGATTGCCGCAGACCGGACCGCGACCATTCGCGCCGCCGTCTCGGACGTCCAGTTCACCCTGATGTTGACCGTTGCGCTGGTGGTGATGGTCATCTTCCTGTTCCTGCGAAATTTCTGGGCCACGATCATTCCGGCGGTGACCGTGCCGCTCTCGTTGATCGGCACGTTCGCTGTGCTTTACGTGCTCGGCTACAGCCTCGACAACCTGTCGCTGATGGCGCTGTCGATAGCCGTCGGCTTCGTGGTCGACGACGCCGTGGTCGTGATCGAGAACATCGTGCGGCATCTCGAAGCGGGGCTCACGCCCATGCAGGCGGCGCTCAAGGGCTCCAGCGAGATCGGATTTACGATCATTTCAATCACGCTTTCGCTGATTGCCGTGTTCATCCCGCTCTTCCTGATGGGCGGCTACGTCGGAAAGCTGTTCCAGGAATTTGCGATCACGATCACCGCAGCGCTACTGCTGTCGTTGATCATATCGCTGACCCTGACGCCGATGATGTGCGCGCGCCTGCTCAAGGATGAATCGCGCAGAAAGCACGGCAGGCTCTACCTGTTGTTCGAGAGGGGCTTCGATTCCCTGCTCGCGCTCTACGCGCGCGGCCTGCACGTCGTGCTGCGCCACCGCTTCGCGACGTTGCTGGTGATGCTCTCCACCATCGCGCTGACCGGCTACCTCTACGTCGTCATCCCGAAGGGCTTTTTCCCGCAGCAGGATACCGGACAGATCGTCGGCATTACCGAGGCCGCGCAGGACATCTCCTTCCCCGCGATGTCCGAGCGTCAGCAGGCGCTCGTGGGCATCCTGCAGAAGGATCCCGACATCGAATCGGTAGCAAGCTATATCGGGCCCGGCGGTCCGACCGCGACGCTCAATCAGGGGCGCATCTTCATCGTTCTGAAGCCCAAGCCGGGACGCAAGGCGAGCGCGGATCAAATCATCAACCGGCTGACGCGGGAGCTCGCCCACATCCAGGGCATCAACCTGTACATGCAGGCGGCCCAGGACATCACCATCGGCGCGCGCCTGTCGAAGACCCAGTATCAGTACACGCTCACCGACGCGGATTCCAATGAGCTGTCGCACTGGTCGGCGATCTTCCTGGACAAGCTGCGTGCGCTCGATGTCATCACCGACGTCGCCAGCGACCAGGAGAATGCCGGTCCGATGCTCGACGTGACAGTCAACCGCGAGGTTGCATCAAGCTACGGCATCCTGCCCTCGACGATCGACAACACCCTGGACGACGCCTTCGGCCAGCGAATCGTCTCCACGATGTTCACCTCGTTGAACCAGTATCACGTCGTGATGGAGGTCAATCCCAGCTTCCAGTACGGGCCCGACGCGCTCAAGGGCATCTATGTCAATTCCGCGAGCAACCAGCAGGTGCCCCTCAGCACGCTCGTGCATGCCGTCATCAAGCCGGCCCCGATTCTCATCAATCACCAGAGCATGTTCCCATCCGTCACGGTCTCGTTCAACCTGAAGCCGGGTGTCGCACTGGGCGACGCGGTCTCGGCGATCCAGAAGATCGAGCGGGACACCGGAAAGCCCGCTTCGCTGGCCACGTCGTTCCAGGGCAACGCCCAGGCCTTCCAGTCCTCGCTATCAGGTACCCCGCTGCTGATCGGCGTGGCGCTGATCGTGATCTACATCATCCTCGGCGTGCTCTACGAGAGCCTGATCCACCCGATCACGATCCTGTCGACCTTGCCTTCCGCCGGCATCGGCGCGTTGCTCCTGCTGCTCGCTGTGCACATGGACCTCAGCGTGATCGCCATCATCGGCATCATCCTGCTGATCGGCATCGTCAAGAAGAACGGCATCATGCTCGTCGACTTTGCCCTCGAGGTGCAGCGCGAGCATGGCCTGAGCCCGCAGGAGGCGATCTATCAGGCCTGCACGCTCCGCTTCCGGCCGATCCTCATGACGACGATGGCCGCGCTGCTCGGCGGCGTGCCGTTGATGGTCGGCACCGGCACGGGCTCGGAGCTGCGCCAACCGCTCGGCTACACCATCGTGGGCGGCTTGATGCTGTCGCAGATCCTGACCCTCTACACCACGCCGGTGGTCTATCTCTACCTCGACAAGCTCGGCGCGTGGCTCACCCGGCGGCCGCAGGGCGCCTCCGAAACATCCCCGCCCCCCGTCGCGGAAGAAACGAGGATTGCATCATGA
- a CDS encoding DUF1275 domain-containing protein, producing the protein MEALSPHSAARKQVAACVPEQSLLVACLLSMSGGFIDAFTWLSLGGVFANSQTGNVVFLGVYAASGQWFQALHHVPPILAFVAGAWVATTVRAPLLCLAGEIVSLTVVMLLLHRLAEPVAVIGVAFGVALQTASFRLVERWKYLSVTVTGNTLRAIDLLVTDPRREAVRGAKVILTICLMFLLGAAAGALATKRLGAGGLIVPIALLTFALALCGRRHRWQA; encoded by the coding sequence ATGGAAGCTCTCTCTCCGCACTCGGCTGCAAGGAAGCAGGTTGCAGCCTGCGTGCCGGAACAGTCGCTGCTGGTCGCGTGTCTGCTGAGTATGTCAGGCGGCTTCATCGACGCCTTCACGTGGCTCTCGCTCGGTGGCGTCTTTGCGAATTCGCAGACCGGAAATGTCGTCTTCCTCGGAGTGTATGCTGCGAGCGGACAGTGGTTCCAGGCGCTTCATCACGTTCCTCCGATCCTTGCCTTTGTCGCGGGCGCATGGGTGGCGACAACGGTCCGAGCGCCGCTGCTGTGTCTCGCGGGCGAGATCGTATCTCTGACCGTGGTCATGCTGTTGCTGCACCGGCTTGCCGAGCCGGTTGCAGTGATCGGAGTCGCCTTCGGGGTTGCGCTGCAGACAGCTAGCTTCAGGCTGGTCGAACGCTGGAAATACCTCTCGGTCACGGTGACCGGAAACACGCTCCGGGCCATCGATCTCCTAGTAACGGATCCCCGTCGCGAGGCTGTGCGCGGCGCGAAAGTCATACTCACGATCTGCCTGATGTTCCTGCTGGGCGCCGCGGCCGGAGCATTGGCAACGAAGCGGCTGGGCGCCGGCGGCCTGATTGTTCCGATCGCATTATTGACTTTCGCTCTCGCACTATGTGGTCGCCGCCACCGCTGGCAGGCCTGA
- a CDS encoding FdhF/YdeP family oxidoreductase: MTSKSVRPYREPAGGWGALKALSDALLVQRVPVKGAATLRRMNQPQGFDCPGCAWPDPKHTSSFEFCENGGKAVAWEVTAKRCTPEFFAEHTVTELAGWSDYDLEMVGRLTHPMAYDAASDRYLPVGWDEAFQTIGSHLRALPDPNMADFYTSGRTSNEAAFLYQVFVREYGTNNFPDCSNMCHEATSVGLPKSIGVGKGTVLLEDFDKADCIFIFGQNPGTNSPRMMTSLRNAARRGASIISFNPFRERALERFQAPQSPVEMITLSSTTISSKLFQVRVGGDVAALKGIMKILVEADEAARAAEQPEILDWDFIRGHTVGIEALADDLKRTQWPDIERRSGLTREDLEYAAKAYMKSERAIFVYGMGITQHFRGANNVQQMANLALLRGSIGREGAGLCPVRGHSNVQGDRTVGITEVPSAELLARLEQRFGFKPPAAPGHNVVTALEAMIRGEAKVFFAMGGNFAAAIPDWQSTRAALSNLDLTVHVSTKLNRSHLVHGRNALILPCLGRTEIDIQAGGPQSITVEDSMSMVHASGGRNKPASEHLRSEVAIIAGMAKATLGDRTVVDWDGFAADYDLIREAIEAVFPIFQGYNARIRIPGGFHLNSTARERIWATPSGKANFLVFEGCGEDPPQSDPEFLWLSTIRSHDQYNTTLYSMSDRYRGVFGQRDVVFLNEYEMKRRGFAEGDRVDLITESTDGVERVVRNFRVVGYSFPTGCCAAYYPETNSLVPLYARDPLSFTPSYKGIPIRLVRSSGTDEAAVLLDH; encoded by the coding sequence ATGACCAGCAAATCGGTTCGTCCCTATCGCGAGCCTGCCGGCGGATGGGGGGCGCTCAAGGCGCTCAGCGACGCTCTGCTGGTACAACGGGTCCCGGTGAAAGGTGCAGCGACACTGAGACGCATGAACCAGCCGCAGGGCTTTGATTGCCCCGGCTGTGCCTGGCCCGATCCCAAGCACACCTCGTCATTCGAGTTCTGTGAAAACGGCGGCAAGGCGGTCGCCTGGGAGGTGACAGCCAAGCGCTGCACGCCAGAGTTCTTCGCAGAGCATACCGTCACGGAACTCGCGGGCTGGAGCGACTACGACCTCGAGATGGTCGGACGGCTCACTCATCCGATGGCCTATGACGCCGCCTCCGATCGCTACCTTCCGGTGGGCTGGGACGAAGCCTTCCAAACCATCGGCAGCCACTTGAGGGCGCTGCCCGATCCGAACATGGCGGATTTCTACACGTCCGGGCGGACCTCGAACGAAGCGGCCTTCCTCTATCAGGTCTTCGTCCGCGAATACGGCACCAACAATTTCCCCGACTGTTCGAACATGTGCCACGAGGCGACCAGCGTCGGCCTGCCGAAATCGATCGGCGTCGGCAAGGGGACCGTGCTGCTGGAGGACTTCGACAAGGCGGACTGCATCTTCATCTTCGGCCAGAACCCAGGCACCAACAGCCCGCGAATGATGACGAGCCTGCGCAACGCGGCTCGCCGCGGCGCTTCGATCATCTCGTTCAATCCCTTCCGCGAGCGAGCCCTGGAGCGTTTCCAGGCGCCGCAGAGCCCCGTCGAGATGATCACGCTGTCGTCGACGACGATCAGCTCAAAGCTATTCCAGGTGCGGGTCGGCGGCGACGTCGCCGCACTCAAGGGGATCATGAAGATCCTGGTCGAGGCGGATGAGGCGGCACGCGCCGCGGAGCAGCCCGAGATCCTGGATTGGGATTTCATCCGCGGACACACCGTGGGCATCGAGGCGCTCGCCGATGACCTCAAGCGCACGCAATGGCCCGACATCGAGCGCCGGTCCGGGTTGACGCGCGAGGATCTGGAATATGCGGCCAAGGCCTACATGAAATCGGAGCGCGCGATCTTCGTCTACGGGATGGGGATCACGCAACACTTTCGCGGCGCCAACAACGTCCAGCAGATGGCGAATCTGGCGCTGCTGCGCGGAAGCATCGGGCGCGAAGGAGCGGGTTTGTGCCCGGTTCGCGGCCATTCCAACGTCCAGGGCGACCGGACGGTCGGCATTACCGAGGTGCCCAGCGCGGAACTGCTCGCGCGTCTGGAGCAGCGGTTCGGCTTCAAGCCACCGGCAGCGCCAGGGCACAACGTCGTAACGGCTCTCGAAGCGATGATCCGCGGCGAGGCCAAGGTCTTCTTCGCGATGGGAGGAAACTTTGCCGCCGCCATTCCCGATTGGCAGTCGACGCGGGCGGCGCTGTCCAATCTCGATCTGACCGTTCACGTCTCGACCAAGCTCAACCGCAGCCATTTGGTCCACGGTCGCAATGCCCTGATCCTGCCGTGCCTCGGACGCACCGAAATCGACATTCAGGCGGGCGGGCCGCAGTCGATCACCGTGGAAGACTCCATGTCCATGGTGCACGCCTCCGGCGGACGCAACAAGCCTGCGTCGGAACATCTGCGCAGCGAGGTGGCGATCATCGCCGGCATGGCGAAGGCGACGCTCGGCGATCGCACGGTGGTCGATTGGGACGGCTTTGCCGCCGACTATGACCTGATCCGCGAGGCGATCGAAGCCGTCTTTCCGATTTTTCAGGGCTACAACGCCCGTATCCGGATTCCCGGCGGCTTTCATCTCAACTCGACGGCGCGCGAGCGCATCTGGGCGACGCCGTCCGGAAAGGCGAACTTCCTGGTCTTCGAAGGCTGCGGCGAGGATCCCCCACAGAGCGACCCGGAGTTCCTGTGGCTCAGCACGATCCGAAGCCATGACCAGTACAATACGACGCTCTACTCGATGTCCGACCGCTATCGCGGCGTGTTCGGCCAGCGTGACGTGGTGTTCCTCAACGAATACGAGATGAAACGGCGGGGATTTGCCGAAGGCGACCGTGTGGATTTGATCACGGAATCGACCGACGGGGTCGAGCGGGTCGTGCGCAACTTCCGCGTGGTCGGCTATTCCTTCCCGACCGGCTGTTGCGCCGCGTACTACCCGGAGACCAACTCGCTGGTCCCGCTCTATGCCCGCGATCCCTTGAGCTTCACGCCGTCCTACAAGGGCATCCCGATCCGGCTCGTGCGATCCAGCGGTACCGATGAAGCCGCCGTGCTGCTCGATCACTGA
- a CDS encoding oxalate decarboxylase family bicupin produces MFSRRDLLALSAAGAAAVSAGAQAATVGNPDEPAQGAINAKSPGSLSDPGPQSPELAKQFPSMQSPPATDVGGLPMDWASFNNAPRRIQNGGWARQVTVNDFAISKEISGVNMRLSAGGIRELHWHQAAEWAIMTYGNCRVTVLDAEGRPYVGDVKAGDLWYFPAGAPHSLQGLGPDGCEFVICFDDGHANEFNTLLVTDWFIHTPPEVLAKNFGVSADTFANIPLHNLWIFQGKVPGALAADREAIAKHAEAPPYPFIFPLSSSAPVKENAGGTIRVADSSNFKVATTVAAALVTVRPGGIREMHWHPNADEWQYYIKGKGRMTVFNTGPNAMTTDFSAGDIGYVPRNLGHYVENVGDTDLEFVGVFRAPRYEEVSLSNWLTHTPPELVAQHLNLGAKLIAQWPDTSPGVMPKT; encoded by the coding sequence ATGTTCTCACGACGGGATTTGCTGGCTCTTTCGGCGGCGGGCGCGGCCGCGGTCAGCGCCGGGGCGCAAGCAGCCACGGTTGGCAACCCGGACGAGCCGGCTCAGGGAGCCATTAACGCCAAAAGCCCAGGAAGTCTGTCCGATCCCGGACCGCAAAGCCCGGAGCTCGCGAAGCAATTTCCTTCCATGCAATCGCCGCCAGCAACTGACGTAGGTGGTCTGCCGATGGATTGGGCTTCGTTCAATAATGCACCAAGGCGCATACAGAACGGCGGCTGGGCTCGTCAGGTCACTGTCAATGATTTTGCGATCTCGAAAGAAATATCCGGCGTCAATATGCGGCTTTCCGCGGGCGGCATTCGCGAGCTGCATTGGCACCAGGCCGCCGAATGGGCGATCATGACGTATGGCAATTGCCGCGTCACTGTTCTCGATGCTGAGGGTCGGCCTTATGTCGGCGACGTCAAGGCCGGCGACCTCTGGTATTTCCCGGCGGGCGCGCCGCATTCGCTGCAGGGACTCGGGCCCGACGGCTGCGAGTTCGTGATCTGCTTCGACGACGGCCATGCCAACGAATTCAATACGCTGCTTGTCACGGATTGGTTCATACATACGCCGCCGGAAGTTCTGGCAAAGAACTTCGGCGTCTCGGCCGATACCTTCGCGAACATTCCGCTGCACAATCTCTGGATCTTCCAAGGCAAGGTGCCCGGCGCCCTCGCCGCTGATCGCGAAGCGATCGCAAAACATGCCGAGGCGCCGCCCTATCCATTTATCTTCCCGCTTAGCAGTTCGGCTCCGGTCAAGGAAAACGCCGGTGGAACTATCCGCGTGGCCGACAGCAGCAACTTCAAGGTTGCCACGACGGTCGCGGCAGCGCTCGTAACGGTGCGGCCCGGCGGTATCCGCGAGATGCACTGGCACCCAAACGCTGATGAGTGGCAATACTACATTAAAGGGAAGGGGCGGATGACGGTATTCAACACGGGCCCGAATGCCATGACGACGGATTTTTCCGCAGGCGACATCGGCTATGTTCCGCGCAATCTCGGGCACTATGTCGAGAACGTCGGCGATACCGACCTGGAGTTCGTCGGCGTATTCCGTGCGCCGCGCTACGAAGAGGTTTCACTGTCCAACTGGCTGACGCACACTCCGCCGGAGTTGGTCGCCCAGCATCTCAATCTGGGTGCGAAGCTGATTGCTCAATGGCCTGACACCAGTCCCGGCGTGATGCCAAAGACCTGA
- a CDS encoding thioesterase family protein, producing the protein MNPFDKVTTGMTAEKVVVVTPEMTVGHVVPGMPAVYGTPMMILHMEMASGSAIQPFLPVGYVSVGMMVNIRHLAATPIGRTVRAIARAVGVEAKSILFEVEAWDGDRKIGDGTHRRGIVNVAEFERRFGVTKPEAAVT; encoded by the coding sequence ATGAATCCATTCGACAAGGTGACGACCGGCATGACCGCAGAAAAGGTCGTGGTCGTCACGCCCGAGATGACAGTCGGCCACGTCGTGCCGGGCATGCCCGCGGTGTACGGCACGCCGATGATGATCCTGCACATGGAGATGGCCTCGGGGTCGGCCATCCAGCCGTTCCTGCCGGTCGGTTATGTCAGCGTCGGCATGATGGTCAACATCCGCCATCTCGCGGCAACACCGATCGGCCGCACCGTCCGAGCCATTGCAAGGGCCGTCGGAGTCGAGGCAAAGAGTATCCTGTTCGAGGTCGAGGCCTGGGACGGCGACCGCAAGATCGGCGACGGCACCCATCGGCGGGGCATCGTCAACGTCGCCGAATTCGAGAGGCGGTTCGGCGTGACGAAGCCCGAGGCGGCGGTCACCTAA